From the genome of Thermoflexus hugenholtzii, one region includes:
- a CDS encoding glycosyltransferase family 39 protein, with the protein MSRLARVLLVVMGGIGLSALAFYRLALYPPTWFDEGSHLHVPKALVRWGVYADYSSEGFRFSGPILGVGPTVLLPIAGAFQVFGVDLWPARWVMTGYLLLTASLFFAMARRWVPGSGAAFATLWFVFTRSLDTVAYGRQVLGEVPAMAFLALGLIGWARMARDRRGGILLAGIGFGLALITKNQWGIFLIPGLLAMAILGKAFYRERTWAGNLAIAGLALGFWGVWQGILWGLLNPDPVRSLTELRTIAGGSVMVFPSPRMGATARSLLTVFDGAFLPLLLYVAARSARRTPEGYRWGMIGILAALNIGWLVTASNGWLRYAYPGLALLSLGAGGMLEDLRRQAKKSWGLSAALTAWLAVLLLGSAGVVAARVARGGDGSAFEMARYLRAHIPEAARIETWEPEMMVLTDHRYHQPPQPLLDVASRFIWFGGPPPSAVYRWEASDPDYVLVGAFGRWVQLYREVEESCPPIASFGPYRLYAPRECTMLRSGEGSVQP; encoded by the coding sequence ATGAGCCGGCTCGCGCGTGTGCTCCTGGTGGTCATGGGCGGGATCGGGTTAAGCGCCCTGGCCTTCTATCGGTTAGCGCTCTATCCTCCGACCTGGTTCGACGAGGGCTCTCACCTGCATGTGCCCAAAGCGCTGGTCCGCTGGGGGGTATACGCCGATTACAGCAGCGAGGGCTTCCGGTTCTCGGGGCCGATCCTGGGGGTCGGGCCCACCGTGCTGTTGCCGATCGCCGGCGCCTTCCAGGTGTTCGGGGTGGATCTGTGGCCGGCGCGCTGGGTGATGACCGGTTACCTGTTGCTCACGGCCAGCCTGTTCTTCGCCATGGCGCGCCGCTGGGTTCCGGGATCCGGGGCGGCCTTCGCCACCTTGTGGTTCGTGTTCACGCGGAGCCTGGACACCGTGGCCTACGGGCGTCAGGTGCTGGGGGAGGTGCCGGCGATGGCCTTCCTGGCCCTGGGGCTGATCGGCTGGGCGCGGATGGCCCGGGACCGGCGGGGTGGGATCCTCCTGGCGGGGATCGGATTCGGGCTGGCCCTGATCACCAAGAACCAGTGGGGCATCTTCCTCATCCCCGGCCTGCTGGCGATGGCGATCTTGGGGAAGGCGTTCTATCGGGAGCGGACCTGGGCGGGGAATCTGGCGATCGCGGGGCTGGCGCTGGGGTTCTGGGGGGTCTGGCAGGGGATCCTGTGGGGTCTCCTGAACCCGGATCCGGTGCGGAGCCTGACGGAGCTGCGGACCATCGCCGGCGGGAGCGTGATGGTGTTCCCCTCGCCGCGCATGGGAGCGACCGCCCGCAGCCTGCTCACTGTCTTCGACGGAGCCTTCCTCCCCCTCCTCCTGTATGTGGCGGCGCGGAGCGCCCGGCGGACGCCGGAGGGGTATCGCTGGGGGATGATCGGGATCCTGGCCGCCCTCAACATCGGATGGCTGGTGACGGCCTCGAACGGCTGGCTGCGCTACGCTTACCCGGGCCTGGCGCTCCTGAGCCTGGGGGCCGGCGGCATGCTGGAGGACCTCCGGAGGCAGGCAAAGAAGTCGTGGGGCCTTTCCGCGGCCCTGACCGCCTGGCTGGCGGTTCTGCTGCTCGGCTCCGCCGGGGTGGTGGCGGCGCGGGTGGCCCGGGGCGGTGACGGCTCGGCCTTCGAGATGGCCCGCTATCTACGCGCCCATATCCCGGAGGCGGCGCGGATCGAGACGTGGGAGCCGGAGATGATGGTCCTCACGGATCATCGCTACCATCAGCCCCCTCAGCCCCTGCTGGATGTCGCCTCCCGCTTTATCTGGTTCGGTGGCCCGCCGCCCTCGGCCGTCTATCGATGGGAGGCCAGTGATCCGGACTATGTGCTGGTGGGGGCGTTCGGGCGGTGGGTGCAGCTGTATCGGGAGGTAGAGGAAAGCTGTCCGCCGATCGCCTCTTTCGGCCCTTATCGCCTGTATGCGCCCCGGGAGTGCACGATGCTTCGATCCGGAGAAGGGAGCGTGCAGCCATGA
- a CDS encoding sialidase family protein, with amino-acid sequence MKSWKLRSGWIALLAGLFLALGTGRFAPAFGQGEAVRWEKPVRLSDPNWMAWFPDVVADDAGNVIVVWAGGTRRGQTAFDALMLTRWQGSAWSTPVDVQAVPIVNNESYAVRNSITLDRYGDVLATFRVPIILYFSKAPMAQATSAQAWASPRRLSGSGVAYYNELGVDSEGRIHVVWSEIVTAPSCEGCADIFYRFSDDDGETWSSPVNLARSPGHDSLKPHLWIGKGGWLYVTWQESEGLFVGGGKPAGVRLARSPDRGRTWREPVWITATVGTPQQAVIGEDGQGTLLLVWRVAEGPGVYFQRSRDHGETWTSPTLLPGFQARPWTQIPYDDYDIAADSLGRLHFAGVGAVGAEGQLGVWHLMWDGTTWQGPFLVSTGRNFPEWTRLAVSEGRRLHLVWFERDPENMYNSDAARYTVWYSTALTDAPPVRRTPVPTPTPTPSLPMPSGGRVLPTPTPFVPRTMDPNLPAGQPRPDSEALRLIVLMGGGVIGLSAIGGWALRRRS; translated from the coding sequence ATGAAGAGCTGGAAGCTTCGATCCGGGTGGATCGCTCTGCTTGCCGGGCTGTTCCTGGCTCTGGGGACCGGAAGGTTCGCTCCCGCCTTCGGACAGGGCGAGGCGGTCCGGTGGGAGAAGCCGGTGCGGCTTTCGGATCCGAACTGGATGGCCTGGTTCCCCGATGTGGTCGCGGATGACGCGGGGAACGTCATCGTGGTCTGGGCCGGAGGGACACGCCGTGGGCAAACGGCCTTCGATGCATTGATGCTGACCCGGTGGCAAGGAAGCGCGTGGTCCACTCCGGTGGATGTTCAGGCCGTTCCGATCGTGAACAACGAAAGCTATGCGGTCCGCAATTCCATCACGCTGGATCGATATGGGGATGTGCTGGCGACCTTCCGGGTGCCGATAATTTTGTATTTCTCGAAGGCCCCGATGGCTCAAGCGACCTCAGCGCAAGCCTGGGCCTCGCCCCGGCGGCTCAGCGGATCTGGCGTGGCCTATTACAACGAGCTGGGAGTGGATTCGGAGGGCCGGATCCATGTGGTCTGGTCGGAGATCGTAACCGCTCCTTCCTGCGAAGGATGCGCGGATATTTTTTACCGGTTCTCCGACGATGATGGGGAAACCTGGTCATCCCCGGTGAACCTCGCGCGATCTCCGGGACATGATTCCCTGAAGCCTCATCTCTGGATCGGCAAGGGGGGCTGGCTGTATGTGACATGGCAGGAGAGCGAGGGCCTCTTCGTAGGCGGCGGGAAGCCCGCCGGCGTCCGCCTGGCCCGTTCGCCGGATCGAGGCCGCACCTGGAGGGAACCGGTGTGGATCACGGCCACTGTGGGCACCCCTCAGCAGGCGGTGATCGGGGAGGATGGACAGGGGACGCTCCTCCTGGTCTGGCGGGTGGCAGAGGGACCCGGCGTCTATTTTCAACGCTCCCGCGATCATGGGGAGACCTGGACCTCGCCGACCCTGCTTCCCGGCTTCCAGGCCCGGCCCTGGACTCAGATCCCGTATGATGACTACGACATCGCTGCGGACAGCCTGGGCCGGTTGCATTTCGCGGGCGTGGGGGCGGTGGGGGCGGAGGGCCAGCTGGGGGTCTGGCATCTGATGTGGGATGGGACCACCTGGCAGGGCCCCTTCCTGGTCTCCACAGGGCGGAATTTCCCGGAATGGACCCGGCTGGCGGTTTCGGAGGGTCGCCGGTTGCACCTGGTATGGTTCGAACGGGACCCGGAGAATATGTATAACTCGGACGCGGCCCGCTATACAGTCTGGTATAGCACGGCCCTGACGGATGCCCCACCGGTTCGGCGCACGCCGGTGCCCACTCCTACCCCGACGCCCTCGCTCCCGATGCCCTCCGGAGGGCGGGTGCTTCCGACCCCCACCCCCTTTGTCCCGCGGACGATGGATCCGAACCTGCCGGCGGGTCAGCCCCGGCCGGACTCCGAGGCGCTGCGCCTGATCGTTCTGATGGGCGGAGGAGTGATCGGGTTGAGCGCCATCGGCGGATGGGCGTTACGGCGGCGCTCATAG
- a CDS encoding glycosyltransferase family 4 protein has translation MRILMLTQVLPYPLASGPQIKTHYTLRYLARHHRITLVSFVRSDGEARSAEALRPYCEAIHTVLLPRSGFRDGIALLRAMVTGEPFVIARDHRPALYRLLEQLDMAGSFDAVHADQLNMAPYALPVRARRVLDAHNAVWQIAERLARAMPPGPLRFLAAQEAQRLRRYEGRICRAFDHVVAVSESDRAALEEAAGGKLPILVVPIALDPEDFPPIPREPGAMGVLHIGGLHWPPNAEGIRWFLREVWGRVRAAVPEARLFLVGARPPADLQAWATRDPSVVVSGFVADPTPYWRQSAVVIVPLHAGSGIRVKILEAWSRGMPVVSTAIGCEGLRAHHGENIWIADDPEGFARAVIAMLQDPGEARRIGEAGRETVRAFYDYRVAYRPLDAVYPP, from the coding sequence GTGCGGATCCTGATGCTCACACAGGTGCTGCCCTATCCGCTGGCCAGCGGGCCGCAGATCAAGACGCATTACACCCTGCGTTATCTGGCCCGACATCATCGCATCACCCTGGTCTCCTTTGTCCGCTCCGACGGAGAGGCCCGGTCCGCTGAGGCGTTGCGCCCCTATTGCGAGGCGATCCACACGGTTCTCCTCCCCCGCTCCGGATTTCGGGATGGGATCGCCCTCTTGCGGGCGATGGTCACCGGCGAGCCCTTCGTGATCGCCCGGGATCACCGGCCTGCTCTCTACCGCTTGCTGGAACAATTGGACATGGCCGGATCCTTCGACGCGGTCCACGCGGATCAGCTCAACATGGCGCCCTATGCGCTTCCGGTGCGGGCGCGGCGGGTGCTGGATGCCCACAACGCGGTCTGGCAGATTGCGGAGCGGCTGGCCCGGGCGATGCCGCCGGGACCCTTGCGGTTCCTCGCGGCCCAGGAGGCCCAGCGCCTGAGGCGGTATGAGGGGAGGATCTGTCGGGCCTTCGATCACGTGGTTGCCGTGAGCGAAAGCGACCGGGCGGCGCTGGAGGAGGCAGCAGGTGGGAAGCTGCCGATCCTTGTGGTCCCCATCGCCCTGGATCCTGAGGATTTCCCTCCCATCCCCCGGGAGCCCGGGGCGATGGGGGTGTTGCATATCGGGGGGCTGCACTGGCCGCCGAACGCGGAGGGGATCCGGTGGTTTCTGCGGGAGGTATGGGGGCGGGTGCGGGCGGCGGTGCCGGAGGCCCGGCTGTTTCTGGTGGGGGCCCGCCCTCCCGCGGATCTGCAGGCGTGGGCGACCCGGGATCCCTCGGTGGTTGTGTCGGGCTTTGTGGCCGATCCCACCCCCTACTGGCGGCAGAGCGCGGTGGTGATCGTCCCGCTCCACGCGGGCAGTGGCATCCGGGTTAAGATCCTGGAGGCGTGGTCCCGGGGAATGCCGGTGGTGAGCACCGCCATCGGCTGTGAGGGGCTGAGGGCTCACCATGGGGAAAACATCTGGATCGCGGACGATCCAGAGGGCTTCGCCCGGGCGGTGATCGCCATGCTCCAGGACCCCGGGGAGGCGCGTCGGATCGGGGAGGCCGGCCGGGAGACCGTCCGGGCGTTTTATGACTATCGGGTGGCCTATCGTCCCCTGGACGCGGTTTACCCGCCTTGA
- a CDS encoding PQQ-binding-like beta-propeller repeat protein, with product MVRRIPIGLLIFGLTFCGSPSPSPTPLQTAEAIGVPSPLSALPWPLVSPSAEPASSPSPTASAEISATATYRLYLPGVFRQFVPSSPDEWTQHAHDAQRTSYTSQVVPPPWRWKWAWNGPDAQGRVSPGKFPLPRNSQPVTGGGRVYIAAGDRGVFALDNATGRVLWNRNPGGARVNSTPAYDPETGALFILSTNGVLYKLDAATGEIRGQFPTGASSDLPLPPALFGDRVFIAMGNRVYALNKFTLFPFWSYDAGAPVHTPPAYSPSWDRVVVVSQDLYVHAIQNTDGRRAWRVKPTPRQPGDPGSSSNNAEVKNGWPVIAEGHGLVLIKLRLDWEAMWKPWSPWPGDNATMRSGLAAQPQYQALLALRLSDGSPAFIANVGHGGFGDGGYLPMGPQPVVKRFPDGQEVAYVVMRGSPCLQSPCDGRYDSRLGEMMLDDTTVPGYRAGDVRFMQNTFFPTDEQANLSMAGDFIFGAHWMFGLAHQIVDRSPSRGTSSNPIVTRNLPHIITSASNCGFSPTHYCPGSLVQDGDSRTVPSGFYIYYNQGRVYDQYWSEYAAWVISNNTIYFVSTDGAVVALEHGDPLSVSSGSSPSLPDARVETSWPEKERPAERAPNLNRPIPASLAAMHVGKVREVEGVIRFVFNNGKAVYLGFQNPHQGALKIRILRPYWDRFPLPPEQMIRPGTAIRVRGQIDWYQGDPQILVEQPDQIRIVDSLWLTDLAFLLRTGVTRP from the coding sequence ATGGTCCGCCGGATCCCGATTGGGCTGCTGATCTTCGGATTGACATTCTGTGGGAGCCCTTCGCCCTCCCCCACTCCGTTGCAAACGGCGGAGGCCATTGGGGTCCCCTCCCCTTTGTCGGCCCTTCCATGGCCGCTCGTCTCCCCCTCCGCGGAGCCGGCTTCCTCGCCATCCCCGACGGCCTCCGCGGAGATCTCGGCGACCGCCACCTATCGGCTTTATCTCCCAGGAGTGTTTCGCCAGTTCGTCCCGAGCAGCCCTGACGAATGGACCCAGCACGCCCATGATGCCCAGCGGACCAGCTACACCTCCCAGGTGGTTCCCCCTCCCTGGCGCTGGAAGTGGGCATGGAACGGGCCGGATGCCCAGGGCCGGGTGAGCCCCGGCAAGTTCCCCCTCCCCCGCAACAGCCAGCCGGTCACCGGTGGGGGGCGGGTCTACATCGCCGCCGGCGATCGCGGCGTCTTCGCCCTGGACAACGCCACCGGACGAGTGCTCTGGAATCGCAACCCGGGCGGCGCGCGAGTGAACTCCACCCCCGCTTATGACCCGGAGACCGGAGCCCTCTTCATCCTCTCCACCAATGGCGTCCTTTATAAGCTGGATGCCGCCACCGGCGAGATCCGGGGCCAGTTCCCTACAGGCGCCTCCAGCGATCTGCCGCTCCCGCCGGCGCTGTTCGGGGATCGTGTGTTCATCGCAATGGGGAACCGGGTTTACGCCCTCAACAAGTTCACCCTCTTCCCCTTCTGGTCCTACGACGCCGGAGCTCCTGTGCACACCCCGCCAGCCTACTCTCCCTCCTGGGATCGAGTGGTGGTCGTTTCCCAGGATCTCTACGTCCATGCCATCCAAAACACCGATGGGAGGCGGGCCTGGCGGGTCAAGCCCACACCCCGCCAGCCGGGGGATCCCGGCTCCTCCTCCAACAACGCGGAGGTCAAAAACGGGTGGCCGGTGATCGCCGAGGGCCATGGCCTGGTCCTCATCAAGCTGCGCCTGGACTGGGAGGCGATGTGGAAGCCGTGGAGCCCATGGCCGGGCGATAACGCGACGATGCGGAGCGGGCTGGCCGCCCAGCCCCAATATCAAGCTCTGCTGGCCCTGCGCCTGTCAGACGGCTCCCCGGCCTTCATTGCCAACGTCGGCCACGGCGGGTTCGGGGACGGCGGCTATCTCCCCATGGGCCCCCAGCCGGTCGTCAAGCGCTTCCCGGACGGCCAGGAGGTCGCCTACGTCGTCATGCGCGGATCCCCGTGCCTGCAGTCCCCATGCGATGGGCGTTACGATTCCCGGCTGGGGGAGATGATGCTGGATGATACCACAGTCCCGGGCTACCGGGCCGGGGACGTTCGCTTTATGCAAAACACCTTCTTCCCCACCGACGAACAGGCGAATCTTTCCATGGCTGGGGACTTCATCTTCGGGGCTCACTGGATGTTCGGCCTGGCCCATCAAATCGTGGATCGCTCCCCCTCCCGGGGAACCAGCAGCAATCCCATCGTCACCCGCAACCTGCCCCACATCATCACCTCGGCCAGCAACTGCGGCTTCAGCCCCACCCACTACTGCCCAGGTTCTCTGGTTCAGGACGGTGATTCGCGAACTGTACCGAGCGGCTTCTACATCTACTACAACCAGGGAAGGGTGTATGACCAATACTGGTCCGAATACGCCGCCTGGGTGATCAGCAACAACACCATCTATTTCGTCAGCACGGATGGCGCAGTGGTCGCGCTGGAGCACGGGGATCCCCTCTCGGTCTCCTCGGGCTCCTCTCCAAGCCTTCCGGACGCCCGCGTGGAAACCTCATGGCCGGAGAAGGAGAGGCCTGCCGAACGCGCTCCGAACCTGAATCGACCGATCCCCGCTTCGCTCGCGGCGATGCACGTGGGAAAGGTCCGGGAGGTGGAGGGGGTCATCCGCTTCGTGTTCAACAACGGGAAAGCCGTTTACCTGGGATTCCAGAACCCACATCAAGGCGCGTTGAAAATCCGCATCCTGCGCCCCTACTGGGATCGCTTCCCGTTGCCGCCCGAGCAGATGATCCGGCCCGGCACCGCGATCCGGGTGCGCGGCCAGATTGACTGGTATCAGGGAGATCCGCAGATCCTCGTAGAGCAACCGGATCAGATCCGTATCGTGGACTCCCTGTGGCTCACGGATCTGGCGTTCCTCCTCCGCACCGGGGTCACACGCCCATAG